In Dyadobacter sp. NIV53, a single window of DNA contains:
- a CDS encoding DUF3127 domain-containing protein: protein MELTGTVIALLPEVTGQGKNGMWRKQEFILEIPSQYPKKVCISLWGDKIDQAGLQVNDSVTASIDVESREYNSRWYTEVKAWKVDKAGSAGAGSAPAAGNNKAGNSPLPSVTTFSEDESDDLPF from the coding sequence ATGGAATTAACAGGAACGGTCATTGCTTTACTTCCTGAGGTAACCGGCCAGGGCAAAAACGGAATGTGGCGTAAGCAGGAATTCATTCTTGAAATCCCTTCCCAGTATCCGAAAAAAGTTTGTATTTCGTTATGGGGAGATAAAATCGATCAGGCTGGATTACAGGTAAACGATTCTGTGACTGCGTCGATTGATGTGGAAAGCCGCGAATACAATTCCCGCTGGTATACCGAAGTAAAAGCATGGAAAGTGGATAAAGCAGGAAGTGCAGGCGCAGGTTCAGCTCCGGCGGCTGGCAATAACAAAGCAGGAAACAGTCCATTGCCGTCAGTAACTACGTTCAGCGAAGACGAATCGGACGATCTGCCGTTTTAA
- the crcB gene encoding fluoride efflux transporter CrcB: MNQIILVFVGGGLGSLARYGTGKVFIKWSSVFPFGTLTANIFACLILGFFTGWAALKPTDSVTTYRAFIAVGFCGGYSTFSTFTNETIQLIIHNRFADAFINVVISVILCFGATLLGMWIGK; the protein is encoded by the coding sequence ATGAATCAGATTATTCTTGTTTTTGTAGGTGGCGGATTAGGTAGCCTTGCACGTTATGGTACTGGTAAAGTTTTCATTAAATGGTCGTCAGTTTTTCCTTTTGGAACACTGACGGCCAATATTTTTGCCTGTCTGATCCTTGGATTCTTTACCGGCTGGGCTGCATTAAAACCAACCGATTCCGTTACAACTTATCGTGCTTTTATAGCAGTGGGCTTTTGTGGTGGATACAGCACTTTTTCTACTTTCACGAATGAGACGATACAACTGATCATCCATAACCGGTTTGCAGATGCATTTATAAATGTAGTGATAAGCGTAATTCTTTGCTTTGGGGCTACTCTTCTGGGAATGTGGATTGGCAAATGA